A region of Stegostoma tigrinum isolate sSteTig4 chromosome 3, sSteTig4.hap1, whole genome shotgun sequence DNA encodes the following proteins:
- the LOC125451348 gene encoding GTP-binding protein Di-Ras2: MPEQSNDYRVVVFGAGGVGKSSLVLRFVKGTFRESYIPTIEDTYRQVISCDKSICTLQITDTTGSHQFPAMQRLSISKGHAFILVYSITSKQSLEELKPIYEQVCQIKGDVESIPIMLVGNKCDDSLREVQASDGESQAKRWKCGFMETSAKTNHNVKELFQELLNLEKRRAVSLQIDGKKSKQQKRTEKLKGKCAVM, translated from the coding sequence ATGCCAGAACAGAGCAACGATTACAGGGTTGTAGTATTTGGAGCAGGGGGCGTGGGGAAGAGCTCGTTGGTCCTGAGGTTTGTCAAAGGGACCTTCCGTGAGAGCTACATCCCCACCATTGAAGACACTTATCGCCAGGTCATCAGCTGCGACAAGAGCATCTGCACTTTACAGATCACGGACACCACGGGAAGTCACCAGTTCCCGGCCATGCAGCGGCTCTCGATTTCCAAAGGACATGCCTTCATCCTCGTGTACTCCATCACTAGCAAACAGTCTCTGGAAGAGCTGAAGCCCATCTACGAGCAAGTGTGTCAGATCAAGGGGGACGTGGAGAGCATTCCTATCATGCTGGTGGGCAACAAGTGCGATGACAGCTTGAGGGAGGTGCAGGCGAGCGATGGCGAATCCCAAGCCAAGCGTTGGAAGTGTGGTTTCATGGAAACCTCGGCCAAGACCAATCACAATGTCAAGGAACTCTTTCAGGAACTGCTGAATCTGGAGAAGCGCAGGGCAGTGAGCCTACAGATCGACGGCAAGAAATCCAAACAGCAAAAGAGGACAGAGAAACTGAAGGGGAAGTGTGCCGTTATGTGA